One genomic segment of Esox lucius isolate fEsoLuc1 chromosome 15, fEsoLuc1.pri, whole genome shotgun sequence includes these proteins:
- the LOC105015720 gene encoding leucine-rich repeat-containing protein 74A isoform X3: MSILSIKSLCLVDNDSTSPAEDVDLEDGWDTDLEVDDKKTTKDTSTAELYLQACRLVGVVPVSYFLRNLGTTTMNLNHHSLGPLGGKALAIALVDLSDNHLQSEGAECIAKMFHNNISIKSIKLSGNGFLEDDAKSFADALANNYRVKELDLSHNQFCRRGGEHLGQMLANNEGLEQLDLSWNHLRMKGAVAFCAGLKVNVTLKHLDLSWNGFGNEGALALGEALKFNNSLVHLDLSNNRITNEGVGMLCKGLEANDTLRVLKLAYNSLTVEGALALVNVVKNTPKTALEEINITNVLVNENFVQLLELTCQERPGFDVQYGGVGGFMAKKPPKRPDPMKVIQDYLDVRKLRLWDFFRNIDKDGTMRVPVADFRKAVQQSSIPLDRYQIEELIQRLDRERTGMVDYRGLADTRKQMMRDHRRQLRKVESRQKKEKLKSDRILKTFQSAVEANTPCSSMVISPGGVKEEPNAPQPFSATPLSSWHHIVMSNSSRYSVMNLSSEHVHLPMLGGSTQPRLTSSSAMRSFSQPNLVDDSARCCKPKPSSAQRMLYDSSPDVVHTKLSPSPNHLTRSRPALISKLTSAKTKTTKVKKKKTRKRADEILTE; encoded by the exons ATGTCAATCCTATCTATCAAATCCCTCTGCTTGGTAGATAATGACAGTACATCCCCTGCAGAAGACGTAGAcctggaggatggatgggataCAGACCTGGAGGTTGATG ATAAAAAGACCACTAAGGACACATCGACAGCTGAGCTTTACCTTCAGGCTTGCAGGCTAGTTGGGGTGGTTCCTGTCTCCTACTTCCTTCGGAACCTGGGTACCACCACCATGAACCTCAATCACCATAgcctaggacccctgggggggAAGGCTTTGGCCATCGCCTTGGTG GATTTGTCCGACAATCACCTACAATCTGAAGGAGCCGAGTGCATAGCAAAAATGTTCCACAACAACATCTCCATCAAATCCATCAAACTTTCAG GGAACGGATTCCTAGAGGATGACGCTAAAAGTTTTGCGGATGCCCTGGCA AACAATTACAGAGTTAAGGAGCTGGACTTGAGCCACAATCAGTTCTGTAGGAGAGGTGGGGAGCATCTGGGTCAGATGTTAG CAAACAACGAAGGTCTGGAGCAACTAGACTTGAGCTGGAACCATCTGCGAATGAAAGGCGCTGTGGCTTTCTGTGCTGGCCTCAAG GTCAATGTGACCCTGAAACACCTGGACCTTTCCTGGAATGGCTTTGGGAACGAGGGTGCCTTGGCGTTAGGAGAAGCACTAAAATTCAACAACAGTCTGGTACACCTAGATCTCAGCAACAACCGCATCACCAATGAAGGGGTTGGCATGCTGTGCAAAGGCCTGGAGGCCAACGACACTCTCAGAGTACTGAAG CTGGCTTATAACTCTCTGACAGTGGAGGGAGCGCTGGCTCTTGTCAATGTGGTCAAGAACACACCCAAAACTGCTCTGGAGGAGATCAACATAACT AATGTGTTGGTGAATGAGAACTTTGTGCAGCTGCTGGAACTCACATGCCAGGAGCGTCCCGGGTTTGATGTGCAGTATGGAGGGGTCGGGGGCTTTATGGCTAAGAAACCACCCAAACGCCCTGACCCCATGAAAGTCATCCAG GACTACCTGGATGTGCGGAAGCTGCGTCTTTGGGACTTCTTTCGGAACATCGATAAAGATGGGACAATGCGAGTGCCTGTGGCTGATTTCAGGAAGGCTGTGCAG CAATCCAGCATTCCCTTGGATAGATACCAGATTGAAGAGTTGATTCAGAGGCTGGACCGTGAAAGGACAGGGATGGTAGACTACAG GGGTCTGGCTGACACCAGGAAGCAGATGATGCGGGACCACCGGCGGCAGCTGCGCAAGGTGGAGTCCCGTCAGAAGAAGGAGAAGCTGAAGAGCGACCGTATCCTGAAGACCTTCCAGAGCGCCGTGGAGGCCAACACCCCCTGCAGCTCTATGGTCATATCCCCGGGAGGCGTCAAGGAGGAACCCAACGCCCCCCAGCCTTTCTCCGCCACCCCGCTCAGCTCCTGGCACCACATTGTCATGTCCAACAGCAGCCGCTATTCTGTCATGAATCTGAGCAGTGAGCACGTACACCTGCCCATGCTGGGGGGCAGCACCCAGCCCCGGCTGACCAGCTCCTCCGCCATGCGTTCCTTCTCCCAGCCCAACCTGGTGGATGACTCCGCACGCTGCTGCAAACCCAAGCCCTCGTCGGCCCAGAGGATGCTTTACGATTCCAGCCCCGACGTGGTCCACACCAAGCTGAGTCCCAGTCCCAACCACCTGACCAGGTCCAGACCAGCGCTGATCTCCAAGCTGACATCTGctaaaaccaaaaccaccaaAGTGAAGAAAAAGAAGACCAGGAAACGTGCAGATGAAATATTAACAGAATAA
- the LOC105015720 gene encoding leucine-rich repeat-containing protein 74A isoform X4, translating into MLGKAHTNDSQTDMHITNLELADNYLLAEGARYLVEMLKANFTIHHLDLSDNHLQSEGAECIAKMFHNNISIKSIKLSGNGFLEDDAKSFADALANNYRVKELDLSHNQFCRRGGEHLGQMLANNEGLEQLDLSWNHLRMKGAVAFCAGLKVNVTLKHLDLSWNGFGNEGALALGEALKFNNSLVHLDLSNNRITNEGVGMLCKGLEANDTLRVLKLAYNSLTVEGALALVNVVKNTPKTALEEINITNVLVNENFVQLLELTCQERPGFDVQYGGVGGFMAKKPPKRPDPMKVIQDYLDVRKLRLWDFFRNIDKDGTMRVPVADFRKAVQQSSIPLDRYQIEELIQRLDRERTGMVDYRGLADTRKQMMRDHRRQLRKVESRQKKEKLKSDRILKTFQSAVEANTPCSSMVISPGGVKEEPNAPQPFSATPLSSWHHIVMSNSSRYSVMNLSSEHVHLPMLGGSTQPRLTSSSAMRSFSQPNLVDDSARCCKPKPSSAQRMLYDSSPDVVHTKLSPSPNHLTRSRPALISKLTSAKTKTTKVKKKKTRKRADEILTE; encoded by the exons ATGCTTGGGAAAGCTCATACAAATGATTCTCAGACTGACATGCACATCACCAACCTCGAGTTGGCAGACAACTACCTCTTGGCTGAGGGAGCCAGGTACTTGGTGGAGATGTTGAAGGCAAATTTCACCATTCACCATCTG GATTTGTCCGACAATCACCTACAATCTGAAGGAGCCGAGTGCATAGCAAAAATGTTCCACAACAACATCTCCATCAAATCCATCAAACTTTCAG GGAACGGATTCCTAGAGGATGACGCTAAAAGTTTTGCGGATGCCCTGGCA AACAATTACAGAGTTAAGGAGCTGGACTTGAGCCACAATCAGTTCTGTAGGAGAGGTGGGGAGCATCTGGGTCAGATGTTAG CAAACAACGAAGGTCTGGAGCAACTAGACTTGAGCTGGAACCATCTGCGAATGAAAGGCGCTGTGGCTTTCTGTGCTGGCCTCAAG GTCAATGTGACCCTGAAACACCTGGACCTTTCCTGGAATGGCTTTGGGAACGAGGGTGCCTTGGCGTTAGGAGAAGCACTAAAATTCAACAACAGTCTGGTACACCTAGATCTCAGCAACAACCGCATCACCAATGAAGGGGTTGGCATGCTGTGCAAAGGCCTGGAGGCCAACGACACTCTCAGAGTACTGAAG CTGGCTTATAACTCTCTGACAGTGGAGGGAGCGCTGGCTCTTGTCAATGTGGTCAAGAACACACCCAAAACTGCTCTGGAGGAGATCAACATAACT AATGTGTTGGTGAATGAGAACTTTGTGCAGCTGCTGGAACTCACATGCCAGGAGCGTCCCGGGTTTGATGTGCAGTATGGAGGGGTCGGGGGCTTTATGGCTAAGAAACCACCCAAACGCCCTGACCCCATGAAAGTCATCCAG GACTACCTGGATGTGCGGAAGCTGCGTCTTTGGGACTTCTTTCGGAACATCGATAAAGATGGGACAATGCGAGTGCCTGTGGCTGATTTCAGGAAGGCTGTGCAG CAATCCAGCATTCCCTTGGATAGATACCAGATTGAAGAGTTGATTCAGAGGCTGGACCGTGAAAGGACAGGGATGGTAGACTACAG GGGTCTGGCTGACACCAGGAAGCAGATGATGCGGGACCACCGGCGGCAGCTGCGCAAGGTGGAGTCCCGTCAGAAGAAGGAGAAGCTGAAGAGCGACCGTATCCTGAAGACCTTCCAGAGCGCCGTGGAGGCCAACACCCCCTGCAGCTCTATGGTCATATCCCCGGGAGGCGTCAAGGAGGAACCCAACGCCCCCCAGCCTTTCTCCGCCACCCCGCTCAGCTCCTGGCACCACATTGTCATGTCCAACAGCAGCCGCTATTCTGTCATGAATCTGAGCAGTGAGCACGTACACCTGCCCATGCTGGGGGGCAGCACCCAGCCCCGGCTGACCAGCTCCTCCGCCATGCGTTCCTTCTCCCAGCCCAACCTGGTGGATGACTCCGCACGCTGCTGCAAACCCAAGCCCTCGTCGGCCCAGAGGATGCTTTACGATTCCAGCCCCGACGTGGTCCACACCAAGCTGAGTCCCAGTCCCAACCACCTGACCAGGTCCAGACCAGCGCTGATCTCCAAGCTGACATCTGctaaaaccaaaaccaccaaAGTGAAGAAAAAGAAGACCAGGAAACGTGCAGATGAAATATTAACAGAATAA
- the LOC105015720 gene encoding leucine-rich repeat-containing protein 74A isoform X1: MSILSIKSLCLVDNDSTSPAEDVDLEDGWDTDLEVDDKKTTKDTSTAELYLQACRLVGVVPVSYFLRNLGTTTMNLNHHSLGPLGGKALAIALVTDMHITNLELADNYLLAEGARYLVEMLKANFTIHHLDLSDNHLQSEGAECIAKMFHNNISIKSIKLSGNGFLEDDAKSFADALANNYRVKELDLSHNQFCRRGGEHLGQMLANNEGLEQLDLSWNHLRMKGAVAFCAGLKVNVTLKHLDLSWNGFGNEGALALGEALKFNNSLVHLDLSNNRITNEGVGMLCKGLEANDTLRVLKLAYNSLTVEGALALVNVVKNTPKTALEEINITNVLVNENFVQLLELTCQERPGFDVQYGGVGGFMAKKPPKRPDPMKVIQDYLDVRKLRLWDFFRNIDKDGTMRVPVADFRKAVQQSSIPLDRYQIEELIQRLDRERTGMVDYRGLADTRKQMMRDHRRQLRKVESRQKKEKLKSDRILKTFQSAVEANTPCSSMVISPGGVKEEPNAPQPFSATPLSSWHHIVMSNSSRYSVMNLSSEHVHLPMLGGSTQPRLTSSSAMRSFSQPNLVDDSARCCKPKPSSAQRMLYDSSPDVVHTKLSPSPNHLTRSRPALISKLTSAKTKTTKVKKKKTRKRADEILTE; encoded by the exons ATGTCAATCCTATCTATCAAATCCCTCTGCTTGGTAGATAATGACAGTACATCCCCTGCAGAAGACGTAGAcctggaggatggatgggataCAGACCTGGAGGTTGATG ATAAAAAGACCACTAAGGACACATCGACAGCTGAGCTTTACCTTCAGGCTTGCAGGCTAGTTGGGGTGGTTCCTGTCTCCTACTTCCTTCGGAACCTGGGTACCACCACCATGAACCTCAATCACCATAgcctaggacccctgggggggAAGGCTTTGGCCATCGCCTTGGTG ACTGACATGCACATCACCAACCTCGAGTTGGCAGACAACTACCTCTTGGCTGAGGGAGCCAGGTACTTGGTGGAGATGTTGAAGGCAAATTTCACCATTCACCATCTG GATTTGTCCGACAATCACCTACAATCTGAAGGAGCCGAGTGCATAGCAAAAATGTTCCACAACAACATCTCCATCAAATCCATCAAACTTTCAG GGAACGGATTCCTAGAGGATGACGCTAAAAGTTTTGCGGATGCCCTGGCA AACAATTACAGAGTTAAGGAGCTGGACTTGAGCCACAATCAGTTCTGTAGGAGAGGTGGGGAGCATCTGGGTCAGATGTTAG CAAACAACGAAGGTCTGGAGCAACTAGACTTGAGCTGGAACCATCTGCGAATGAAAGGCGCTGTGGCTTTCTGTGCTGGCCTCAAG GTCAATGTGACCCTGAAACACCTGGACCTTTCCTGGAATGGCTTTGGGAACGAGGGTGCCTTGGCGTTAGGAGAAGCACTAAAATTCAACAACAGTCTGGTACACCTAGATCTCAGCAACAACCGCATCACCAATGAAGGGGTTGGCATGCTGTGCAAAGGCCTGGAGGCCAACGACACTCTCAGAGTACTGAAG CTGGCTTATAACTCTCTGACAGTGGAGGGAGCGCTGGCTCTTGTCAATGTGGTCAAGAACACACCCAAAACTGCTCTGGAGGAGATCAACATAACT AATGTGTTGGTGAATGAGAACTTTGTGCAGCTGCTGGAACTCACATGCCAGGAGCGTCCCGGGTTTGATGTGCAGTATGGAGGGGTCGGGGGCTTTATGGCTAAGAAACCACCCAAACGCCCTGACCCCATGAAAGTCATCCAG GACTACCTGGATGTGCGGAAGCTGCGTCTTTGGGACTTCTTTCGGAACATCGATAAAGATGGGACAATGCGAGTGCCTGTGGCTGATTTCAGGAAGGCTGTGCAG CAATCCAGCATTCCCTTGGATAGATACCAGATTGAAGAGTTGATTCAGAGGCTGGACCGTGAAAGGACAGGGATGGTAGACTACAG GGGTCTGGCTGACACCAGGAAGCAGATGATGCGGGACCACCGGCGGCAGCTGCGCAAGGTGGAGTCCCGTCAGAAGAAGGAGAAGCTGAAGAGCGACCGTATCCTGAAGACCTTCCAGAGCGCCGTGGAGGCCAACACCCCCTGCAGCTCTATGGTCATATCCCCGGGAGGCGTCAAGGAGGAACCCAACGCCCCCCAGCCTTTCTCCGCCACCCCGCTCAGCTCCTGGCACCACATTGTCATGTCCAACAGCAGCCGCTATTCTGTCATGAATCTGAGCAGTGAGCACGTACACCTGCCCATGCTGGGGGGCAGCACCCAGCCCCGGCTGACCAGCTCCTCCGCCATGCGTTCCTTCTCCCAGCCCAACCTGGTGGATGACTCCGCACGCTGCTGCAAACCCAAGCCCTCGTCGGCCCAGAGGATGCTTTACGATTCCAGCCCCGACGTGGTCCACACCAAGCTGAGTCCCAGTCCCAACCACCTGACCAGGTCCAGACCAGCGCTGATCTCCAAGCTGACATCTGctaaaaccaaaaccaccaaAGTGAAGAAAAAGAAGACCAGGAAACGTGCAGATGAAATATTAACAGAATAA
- the LOC105015720 gene encoding leucine-rich repeat-containing protein 74A isoform X2: MSILSIKSLCLVDNDSTSPAEDVDLEDGWDTDLEVDDKKTTKDTSTAELYLQACRLVGVVPVSYFLRNLGTTTMNLNHHSLGPLGGKALAIALVTDMHITNLELADNYLLAEGARYLVEMLKANFTIHHLDLSDNHLQSEGAECIAKMFHNNISIKSIKLSGNGFLEDDAKSFADALANNYRVKELDLSHNQFCRRANNEGLEQLDLSWNHLRMKGAVAFCAGLKVNVTLKHLDLSWNGFGNEGALALGEALKFNNSLVHLDLSNNRITNEGVGMLCKGLEANDTLRVLKLAYNSLTVEGALALVNVVKNTPKTALEEINITNVLVNENFVQLLELTCQERPGFDVQYGGVGGFMAKKPPKRPDPMKVIQDYLDVRKLRLWDFFRNIDKDGTMRVPVADFRKAVQQSSIPLDRYQIEELIQRLDRERTGMVDYRGLADTRKQMMRDHRRQLRKVESRQKKEKLKSDRILKTFQSAVEANTPCSSMVISPGGVKEEPNAPQPFSATPLSSWHHIVMSNSSRYSVMNLSSEHVHLPMLGGSTQPRLTSSSAMRSFSQPNLVDDSARCCKPKPSSAQRMLYDSSPDVVHTKLSPSPNHLTRSRPALISKLTSAKTKTTKVKKKKTRKRADEILTE, from the exons ATGTCAATCCTATCTATCAAATCCCTCTGCTTGGTAGATAATGACAGTACATCCCCTGCAGAAGACGTAGAcctggaggatggatgggataCAGACCTGGAGGTTGATG ATAAAAAGACCACTAAGGACACATCGACAGCTGAGCTTTACCTTCAGGCTTGCAGGCTAGTTGGGGTGGTTCCTGTCTCCTACTTCCTTCGGAACCTGGGTACCACCACCATGAACCTCAATCACCATAgcctaggacccctgggggggAAGGCTTTGGCCATCGCCTTGGTG ACTGACATGCACATCACCAACCTCGAGTTGGCAGACAACTACCTCTTGGCTGAGGGAGCCAGGTACTTGGTGGAGATGTTGAAGGCAAATTTCACCATTCACCATCTG GATTTGTCCGACAATCACCTACAATCTGAAGGAGCCGAGTGCATAGCAAAAATGTTCCACAACAACATCTCCATCAAATCCATCAAACTTTCAG GGAACGGATTCCTAGAGGATGACGCTAAAAGTTTTGCGGATGCCCTGGCA AACAATTACAGAGTTAAGGAGCTGGACTTGAGCCACAATCAGTTCTGTAGGAGAG CAAACAACGAAGGTCTGGAGCAACTAGACTTGAGCTGGAACCATCTGCGAATGAAAGGCGCTGTGGCTTTCTGTGCTGGCCTCAAG GTCAATGTGACCCTGAAACACCTGGACCTTTCCTGGAATGGCTTTGGGAACGAGGGTGCCTTGGCGTTAGGAGAAGCACTAAAATTCAACAACAGTCTGGTACACCTAGATCTCAGCAACAACCGCATCACCAATGAAGGGGTTGGCATGCTGTGCAAAGGCCTGGAGGCCAACGACACTCTCAGAGTACTGAAG CTGGCTTATAACTCTCTGACAGTGGAGGGAGCGCTGGCTCTTGTCAATGTGGTCAAGAACACACCCAAAACTGCTCTGGAGGAGATCAACATAACT AATGTGTTGGTGAATGAGAACTTTGTGCAGCTGCTGGAACTCACATGCCAGGAGCGTCCCGGGTTTGATGTGCAGTATGGAGGGGTCGGGGGCTTTATGGCTAAGAAACCACCCAAACGCCCTGACCCCATGAAAGTCATCCAG GACTACCTGGATGTGCGGAAGCTGCGTCTTTGGGACTTCTTTCGGAACATCGATAAAGATGGGACAATGCGAGTGCCTGTGGCTGATTTCAGGAAGGCTGTGCAG CAATCCAGCATTCCCTTGGATAGATACCAGATTGAAGAGTTGATTCAGAGGCTGGACCGTGAAAGGACAGGGATGGTAGACTACAG GGGTCTGGCTGACACCAGGAAGCAGATGATGCGGGACCACCGGCGGCAGCTGCGCAAGGTGGAGTCCCGTCAGAAGAAGGAGAAGCTGAAGAGCGACCGTATCCTGAAGACCTTCCAGAGCGCCGTGGAGGCCAACACCCCCTGCAGCTCTATGGTCATATCCCCGGGAGGCGTCAAGGAGGAACCCAACGCCCCCCAGCCTTTCTCCGCCACCCCGCTCAGCTCCTGGCACCACATTGTCATGTCCAACAGCAGCCGCTATTCTGTCATGAATCTGAGCAGTGAGCACGTACACCTGCCCATGCTGGGGGGCAGCACCCAGCCCCGGCTGACCAGCTCCTCCGCCATGCGTTCCTTCTCCCAGCCCAACCTGGTGGATGACTCCGCACGCTGCTGCAAACCCAAGCCCTCGTCGGCCCAGAGGATGCTTTACGATTCCAGCCCCGACGTGGTCCACACCAAGCTGAGTCCCAGTCCCAACCACCTGACCAGGTCCAGACCAGCGCTGATCTCCAAGCTGACATCTGctaaaaccaaaaccaccaaAGTGAAGAAAAAGAAGACCAGGAAACGTGCAGATGAAATATTAACAGAATAA